A window of Hymenobacter aerilatus contains these coding sequences:
- a CDS encoding polyprenyl synthetase family protein: MKVTLDEIQAPIAGEMVEFEHKFRQSMKSNVLLLDKIMGYIVKRKGKQIRPMFVFFSAKICGGDPLPEATFRGAALIELLHTATLVHDDVVDESNYRRGFFSINALWKNKIAVLVGDYLLSKGLLLSLENDDYALLKIVSNAVRELSEGELLQIEKARRLDITEEVYFDIIRQKTASLIASCCAVGASSAGADATTIEQARLFGEKVGIAFQIKDDLFDYGTAEIGKPVGIDIKEKKMTLPLIYALQQADWLTKRRVIYNVKNNDGRKDRIQAVIDFVKKSGGLDYAIQTMQRYRDEALQLLYTFPASPARTSLEQLINYTIEREK, from the coding sequence ATGAAAGTAACCCTGGACGAAATACAAGCCCCAATTGCGGGCGAAATGGTGGAGTTTGAACACAAATTCCGCCAGTCCATGAAGTCCAACGTCCTACTGCTGGACAAAATCATGGGCTACATCGTGAAGCGCAAGGGCAAGCAGATCCGGCCGATGTTCGTGTTCTTCTCGGCTAAAATTTGCGGCGGCGACCCACTACCTGAGGCCACCTTCCGCGGGGCGGCGCTTATTGAGCTGCTGCACACAGCCACTCTGGTGCACGACGACGTGGTGGACGAGTCGAACTACCGCCGCGGGTTCTTTTCCATCAATGCCCTCTGGAAAAACAAGATAGCCGTGCTGGTAGGCGACTATCTGCTCAGCAAGGGCCTGCTACTGAGCCTCGAAAACGACGACTATGCCCTACTCAAAATCGTGAGCAACGCCGTGCGCGAGCTGAGCGAGGGCGAGCTGCTGCAAATCGAAAAAGCCCGTCGCCTCGACATCACTGAGGAGGTGTATTTCGACATTATCCGGCAGAAAACGGCCTCGCTGATTGCCTCTTGCTGCGCCGTGGGGGCGTCCTCCGCCGGCGCTGATGCGACTACTATTGAGCAGGCGCGTCTGTTTGGCGAGAAGGTAGGCATCGCCTTCCAAATTAAAGACGACCTGTTCGACTACGGTACGGCCGAAATTGGCAAGCCGGTGGGCATCGATATCAAGGAGAAAAAGATGACGCTGCCGCTCATCTACGCCTTACAACAAGCCGACTGGCTCACCAAACGACGCGTGATCTACAACGTGAAGAACAATGACGGCCGCAAAGACCGCATCCAGGCCGTTATCGACTTCGTGAAAAAATCCGGCGGCCTCGACTACGCCATCCAGACCATGCAGCGCTACCGCGATGAGGCCTTGCAACTACTTTACACGTTCCCAGCTTCGCCGGCCCGCACCTCGCTGGAGCAGCTGATCAACTACACCATCGAGCGGGAGAAGTAA
- a CDS encoding DMT family protein gives MRGIASLVLLTISNLFMTFAWYGHLHLFKKIPWFAKLGLVGVILVSWGLALFEYIFQVPANRLGFVENGGPFSLFQLKVIQEVVTLTVFTLCAVFIFKTDKLGWNHVAGFALLVAAVYVIFKKW, from the coding sequence ATGCGCGGTATTGCTTCTCTCGTGCTGCTCACCATCTCCAACCTGTTTATGACATTTGCGTGGTATGGCCACCTGCATTTGTTTAAGAAAATACCGTGGTTTGCCAAGCTGGGTCTGGTAGGCGTTATTCTGGTGAGCTGGGGACTGGCTTTGTTTGAATACATCTTTCAGGTGCCGGCCAACCGCCTGGGTTTTGTAGAAAACGGCGGCCCATTCAGCCTCTTTCAGCTCAAAGTGATACAGGAAGTGGTGACGCTTACAGTATTTACGCTGTGTGCGGTGTTCATTTTCAAAACCGATAAGCTTGGCTGGAATCACGTGGCGGGGTTTGCCCTGCTGGTGGCGGCTGTGTATGTCATTTTCAAAAAATGGTAG
- a CDS encoding alpha/beta hydrolase family protein: MAASPLTSVDFLLRNPTHTRPFAADACYLPTGQAKPVVIFVHGFKGFKDWGHFNALADYFARQGFVFIKLNLSHNGVVVGGSGDLEDMEAFGHNNFSLELDDLGALLDALHTPGTTPLPPAELDLTRLTLVGHSRGGGLVLLKAAEDTRVTSVVGWAAINDIDQRWSPDLMQRWQADGVQYIDNARTGQRMPLYYQLAEDYQRNKARLDIPTLVRTLRQPLLLLHGDQDETLPVQMAHDLQAWQPRAKLVVVPGANHVFGGRHPWEETGLPAHAQHVADETIAFLR; this comes from the coding sequence ATGGCTGCTTCTCCCCTGACTTCTGTCGACTTTCTACTTCGCAACCCTACCCATACACGCCCGTTTGCGGCCGATGCTTGCTACCTACCCACTGGGCAGGCCAAGCCGGTGGTGATATTTGTGCACGGCTTCAAAGGCTTCAAGGACTGGGGCCATTTCAATGCCTTAGCTGATTACTTTGCCCGGCAGGGCTTTGTGTTTATCAAGCTGAACCTGTCGCACAACGGCGTGGTGGTAGGCGGCAGCGGCGACTTAGAGGACATGGAAGCCTTCGGGCACAACAATTTCAGCCTGGAACTGGACGACCTGGGCGCCCTACTCGACGCGCTGCATACGCCCGGTACCACGCCCCTACCCCCCGCCGAGTTGGACCTGACGCGCCTGACCCTCGTCGGCCACAGTCGCGGGGGCGGCCTGGTACTGCTGAAAGCCGCCGAAGACACCCGCGTGACGTCCGTAGTCGGGTGGGCCGCCATCAACGACATCGACCAGCGCTGGAGCCCCGACCTCATGCAGCGCTGGCAGGCCGATGGCGTGCAGTACATCGATAATGCTCGCACCGGCCAGCGTATGCCGCTCTACTATCAGCTGGCCGAGGACTACCAGCGCAACAAGGCCCGCCTCGATATCCCTACCCTGGTGCGCACTCTGCGCCAGCCCTTGCTCCTGCTCCACGGCGACCAAGACGAAACCCTACCTGTGCAAATGGCCCACGACCTGCAAGCGTGGCAACCCCGTGCCAAGCTGGTGGTAGTGCCCGGTGCCAACCACGTATTCGGCGGCCGGCACCCGTGGGAGGAAACCGGCCTACCCGCCCACGCCCAGCACGTAGCCGACGAAACCATTGCCTTTCTACGGTAG
- the folK gene encoding 2-amino-4-hydroxy-6-hydroxymethyldihydropteridine diphosphokinase has translation MPTLAYLLLGSNLGNRQETLRTAVAQLHATAGPVVAQSSLYETAAWGLTDQPAFLNQAVAVATSLPPDALLAACQRVEQQAGRTREIRWGARTLDVDILLYGQEIIDTPTLQVPHPRLSERRFALVPLVEIAPEVVHPGVGRTVADLLAVCEDVLGVERRVS, from the coding sequence ATGCCTACCCTCGCCTACCTCCTACTCGGCAGTAACCTTGGTAATCGGCAGGAAACCTTGCGCACCGCCGTGGCGCAGCTGCACGCAACGGCCGGCCCCGTAGTAGCACAATCCAGCCTGTATGAAACCGCCGCCTGGGGCCTCACCGACCAACCCGCTTTTCTGAATCAAGCCGTAGCCGTAGCTACCTCTCTGCCACCCGATGCCCTACTTGCCGCCTGCCAGCGGGTAGAGCAGCAGGCCGGCCGCACCCGCGAAATCCGCTGGGGCGCCCGCACCCTGGATGTGGATATTCTACTTTACGGGCAGGAAATCATCGATACCCCTACCCTACAAGTGCCCCACCCACGCCTGTCGGAGCGCCGTTTCGCGCTGGTGCCGCTGGTGGAAATCGCGCCGGAGGTAGTGCATCCGGGGGTGGGTAGAACAGTAGCGGATTTGCTGGCGGTGTGTGAGGATGTGTTGGGGGTAGAGCGAAGAGTATCATAA
- the fabD gene encoding ACP S-malonyltransferase produces the protein MKAVIFPGQGSQFSGMGRDLYEQHDEAKALMTQANDILGFSLTDIMFSGSDEDLRRTDVTQPAIFLHSVVQAAVLPCLQPDMVAGHSLGEFSALVAAKVLTFADALRLVAQRAQAMQAACQEQPGTMAAILGLDDDTTVRICQEITDAGNVVVAANFNCPGQLVISGSVRGIELACEQLKAAGAKRALPLPVGGAFHSPLMQSAEAALAEAIEKTTFSPGICPVYQNVDAAPHTNPDEIRQNLVRQLTAPVRWTQSVQRMAQDGATEFVECGPGKVLQGLVKKITPAVAVASV, from the coding sequence ATGAAGGCAGTTATTTTCCCTGGCCAAGGCAGCCAGTTCAGCGGCATGGGCCGCGACTTATACGAGCAGCACGACGAGGCCAAAGCCCTCATGACCCAGGCTAACGACATCCTGGGCTTCTCACTCACCGACATCATGTTTTCCGGTTCCGATGAGGACCTGCGCCGCACCGATGTTACCCAGCCCGCCATCTTTCTGCACTCTGTGGTGCAAGCGGCCGTGCTTCCCTGTCTCCAGCCCGACATGGTAGCGGGCCACTCGTTAGGCGAATTCTCGGCCTTGGTGGCTGCCAAAGTGTTAACGTTTGCCGATGCCCTGCGCCTCGTAGCCCAGCGCGCCCAGGCCATGCAGGCCGCCTGCCAGGAACAGCCCGGCACCATGGCCGCCATCCTCGGTCTCGACGATGATACCACCGTGCGCATCTGCCAGGAAATCACGGATGCCGGCAACGTGGTCGTAGCTGCCAACTTCAACTGCCCCGGCCAGCTGGTGATTTCTGGCTCAGTGCGCGGCATCGAGTTGGCGTGCGAGCAGCTGAAAGCTGCCGGCGCCAAGCGCGCCCTACCCCTGCCAGTAGGCGGAGCCTTCCATTCCCCGTTGATGCAATCGGCCGAAGCGGCACTGGCTGAAGCCATCGAGAAAACGACCTTCTCACCCGGCATCTGCCCGGTGTACCAAAACGTAGACGCCGCCCCCCACACCAACCCCGACGAAATCCGCCAGAACCTGGTGCGCCAGCTCACCGCCCCCGTCCGCTGGACCCAGAGCGTGCAGCGCATGGCTCAGGATGGTGCTACTGAGTTTGTGGAATGCGGCCCTGGTAAAGTGTTGCAAGGCTTGGTGAAGAAGATTACGCCGGCTGTAGCAGTAGCTTCGGTATAA
- a CDS encoding T9SS type B sorting domain-containing protein, whose product MPGFQYPDIYDTNGRQVAYLGSPGSGRSYFRQDINTGLIVWNAPSSQSIGEYNFAFVVEEWRRVAGARPRLIGTVIRDMQIVVGPSTNLRPEVTIPEDICVVAGTTVNGAVTATDPDRNPVQLFAYGTFPPITFQQTATGPPTARGAFRWVTSCEDVRRDPYLFTFKAQDVPTGGNPPLIDEKIWRVRVIGPPPQTLQAQRQGSSTRVVLTWDRYQCTQASQMLIFRKENTSGFVPVDCQTGIPASAGYTQIGAIDAGLSSFQDDNNGRGLERGKTYCYRIYAVFPLPKGGESIASAEACVTLDGTSALLTNVTVDRTATNGQVTVKWTPPLNQTGFTAPAGYRLYRAPGQNVAAASTTFKQVLTTTSLTETTFVDAGRNTVDSAFTYKLEFFSRDNTSANAAEIRETAAPASSVRLSGRADEAASGNVLTWTYNVPWDNTLQPTTIYRRAPGSPTFTLLATVAGTATSGTYTDRGTAANPLIAGETYCYYVQTNGSYASPNLPNLLNASQEICVAPVPCRPILTLQTTNCDSLAANLYALPTTVISPNQRYTNYLRWQLDANSPPNCNLAVTGYQVYYRGPEATEYQLLATTMEPSYVHMGLTTVSGCYQVRAVGSNGELSAFSNEACNDECQLFLLPNIFTPNNDGVNDTFRPKVTSSLRRTHFTAFNRWGVKVYEGDQDPFINWDGGGSSEERSNGPQLSDGMYFYLAEVEFNDLNRTKRTYKGWVQINR is encoded by the coding sequence GTGCCCGGCTTTCAGTATCCTGATATATATGATACCAATGGTCGGCAGGTAGCCTACTTGGGTAGTCCGGGTAGTGGTCGTTCTTACTTCCGGCAGGACATCAACACAGGGTTGATTGTGTGGAATGCGCCGAGCAGCCAGAGCATCGGCGAGTACAACTTTGCCTTTGTAGTAGAAGAGTGGCGGCGCGTGGCGGGCGCCCGGCCCCGGCTGATTGGCACCGTTATCCGGGATATGCAGATTGTGGTAGGGCCCAGCACCAACCTGCGGCCCGAGGTAACCATTCCGGAAGACATTTGCGTGGTGGCAGGCACCACGGTGAACGGCGCCGTGACAGCCACCGACCCCGACCGCAACCCCGTTCAGCTGTTCGCCTACGGCACGTTTCCGCCCATCACGTTTCAGCAAACCGCTACGGGGCCGCCCACGGCGCGGGGCGCGTTTCGGTGGGTGACCAGTTGCGAGGATGTGCGCCGTGACCCCTACCTGTTCACCTTCAAAGCCCAGGACGTACCCACCGGCGGCAACCCGCCCTTGATTGACGAGAAGATATGGCGAGTGCGTGTGATTGGGCCGCCGCCCCAAACCCTACAGGCCCAGCGGCAGGGTAGCAGCACGCGGGTGGTGCTCACCTGGGACCGGTATCAATGCACGCAGGCCAGTCAGATGCTGATTTTTCGGAAGGAAAATACGTCGGGATTTGTGCCTGTCGACTGCCAGACGGGCATTCCGGCCTCGGCGGGCTACACGCAGATTGGGGCTATTGATGCCGGGCTGAGTTCCTTTCAGGATGACAACAACGGGCGGGGCCTGGAGCGGGGCAAAACCTACTGCTACCGCATCTACGCGGTGTTTCCGCTGCCTAAAGGCGGTGAGAGTATTGCCTCGGCTGAAGCCTGCGTGACTCTCGATGGCACCAGCGCCCTGCTCACCAACGTGACGGTAGACCGCACCGCCACCAACGGCCAGGTAACCGTGAAGTGGACGCCGCCTCTCAACCAGACGGGCTTTACGGCGCCGGCTGGCTACCGCCTCTACCGGGCACCGGGCCAGAACGTAGCAGCTGCGTCCACTACCTTCAAGCAGGTACTCACCACCACTTCTCTCACCGAAACAACCTTCGTGGATGCGGGCCGCAACACAGTGGATAGCGCCTTCACTTATAAACTGGAGTTTTTCAGCCGCGACAACACCAGTGCCAACGCCGCCGAAATTCGGGAGACGGCGGCTCCGGCCTCCAGCGTGCGCCTGTCGGGTAGGGCCGATGAGGCCGCGTCCGGCAACGTGCTGACCTGGACCTACAACGTGCCCTGGGACAATACCCTGCAGCCTACTACCATCTACCGTCGGGCGCCGGGCAGCCCTACCTTCACGCTGCTGGCTACCGTGGCGGGCACTGCCACCAGCGGTACCTACACCGACCGCGGCACGGCGGCCAACCCATTGATAGCCGGCGAAACGTACTGCTACTATGTGCAGACCAATGGCTCTTATGCCTCGCCCAACCTGCCTAATCTGCTGAATGCCAGCCAGGAAATATGCGTGGCGCCGGTGCCGTGCCGGCCCATCCTGACGCTACAAACAACAAATTGCGACAGTCTGGCGGCCAATCTGTACGCGTTGCCCACCACGGTTATCAGCCCCAACCAGCGCTACACCAACTATCTGCGCTGGCAGCTGGATGCCAACTCGCCGCCCAATTGTAATCTGGCAGTAACGGGGTACCAGGTGTATTACCGCGGCCCCGAGGCTACGGAGTATCAGCTGCTGGCTACTACGATGGAGCCCAGCTACGTGCACATGGGGCTTACTACCGTATCCGGGTGCTACCAGGTGCGAGCGGTGGGTAGCAACGGGGAGCTGAGCGCCTTCAGCAACGAGGCCTGCAACGATGAATGCCAGCTGTTTTTGCTACCCAACATCTTCACGCCCAACAACGATGGCGTGAACGACACATTCCGGCCCAAAGTAACCAGCAGCCTGCGTCGCACGCACTTCACGGCCTTCAACCGCTGGGGCGTGAAGGTGTATGAGGGCGACCAGGACCCCTTCATCAACTGGGATGGGGGCGGTAGTAGCGAGGAGCGCAGCAACGGTCCTCAACTCTCGGATGGCATGTACTTCTACCTGGCCGAGGTGGAGTTCAACGACCTCAACCGCACCAAGCGCACCTACAAAGGCTGGGTGCAGATCAATCGGTAG
- a CDS encoding T9SS type B sorting domain-containing protein has protein sequence MNLPLLCWGRRLFLGLILTFLLLLGLRPQAQASHIRAGDIQAKSDTTAARNPRRIFFKMILYTNRGSTVKAETATFFFGDGTSVKDVPRTGFAQVSADTDINVFYFEHTYNALGQYDVSYVGEYRNAGILNMAGRTDTYAFYITTRITIDPALGINRSPVLTAPAIDKASANQVYLHNPTAFDADGDSLVYRLLPSQRTQALVEDLINVFRNVVSATDVPGFQYPNVRDAAGVQVSYTGANVGDRAVFTINSNTGQLVWNAPSSSGLGEYNVAIEIQEWRRVAGARPRLIGRVVRDMQIQVVPGTNLRPEITIPRDICVVAGTVVNGTVTATDPDRNPVDLFAYGGIFPPATFRQTLLGPPTASGTFQWSTQCNDVRRDPYLITFKAQDRPAGGSTPLIDEKVWSVRVVGPPPQNLQAQLINGGGARTTLTWDRYICQQASQILIFRKEGPSNFNPDSCTTGIPAGLGFVQVGAVGANLSSFVDDNNGRGLERGKTYCYRIYAVFPLPKGGESIASAEACVTISGRSALMRNVTVDRTDANGQITVRWSKPTSSAGFATPAGYRLFRATGQSANPTQQVFTTTNLNDTVFVDTGLNTVGVGYNYRMEFFTAASTTPEVVGPASSVLLAGSTDQTAAGNILRWTYNVPWNNALQPTVIFRREQNSPTFTQLATVTGTATGGTYTDRNVTSGQTYCYYVQTTGSYSGAGLPTNLINLSQELCIRAVPCTPVLTLRSLNCDSLSSVGSASNGAFPPVGFTYTNRLTWTLDSNNPAGCNPSGIVYYRIFYQPTADAPFALIDSVTTMSYVHRNLPSAAGCYQVQAVDNIGQRSNLSNQACAEDCLFFLLPNIFTPNGDGVNDTFVPKISSPVRRIVFRAFNRWGVKVYEGDQDPRINWSGGSNVGEGRNTPRLADGMYFYQAEVEFLDFNNTKRTYKGWVQINH, from the coding sequence ATGAACCTTCCGCTACTCTGCTGGGGCCGCAGGCTATTTCTGGGGCTTATATTGACTTTTCTGCTGTTGCTGGGCCTGCGGCCGCAGGCTCAGGCGTCGCACATTCGGGCCGGCGACATTCAGGCAAAGTCCGATACTACGGCCGCCCGCAACCCGCGTCGCATCTTCTTCAAGATGATTCTGTACACCAACCGGGGGTCAACGGTGAAGGCGGAAACAGCCACGTTTTTCTTCGGTGATGGTACGAGCGTTAAAGATGTACCCCGGACCGGCTTCGCGCAGGTGTCGGCTGATACGGATATCAACGTATTCTATTTTGAGCACACCTACAATGCGCTGGGGCAATATGATGTCAGCTACGTAGGAGAGTACCGCAACGCGGGCATTCTGAATATGGCGGGGCGCACAGACACGTATGCGTTTTATATTACGACCCGTATTACCATCGACCCGGCGCTGGGTATCAACCGCTCGCCTGTGCTGACGGCCCCGGCCATTGACAAGGCCTCGGCTAACCAAGTGTACTTACACAACCCAACCGCCTTCGATGCCGATGGCGACTCTTTGGTGTACAGGCTGTTGCCCAGCCAGCGCACCCAGGCGCTGGTAGAGGATCTGATCAATGTATTCAGAAACGTAGTGTCGGCTACCGATGTTCCTGGTTTTCAATATCCTAATGTTCGGGATGCAGCGGGGGTACAGGTGTCGTATACGGGTGCAAATGTTGGTGACAGGGCTGTTTTTACAATCAACTCCAACACAGGCCAGCTGGTGTGGAATGCCCCTAGCTCATCGGGCCTGGGCGAATACAACGTGGCCATTGAAATACAAGAATGGCGACGCGTGGCCGGTGCGCGGCCGCGCCTGATTGGACGTGTGGTGCGCGACATGCAGATTCAGGTGGTACCTGGCACCAACCTGCGGCCCGAAATAACCATTCCGCGCGACATTTGCGTGGTGGCGGGCACCGTGGTGAACGGCACCGTGACGGCCACCGACCCCGACCGCAACCCGGTGGATTTGTTTGCCTATGGAGGAATTTTCCCGCCGGCTACCTTTCGCCAAACGCTCCTCGGGCCACCTACGGCTAGTGGTACCTTCCAATGGAGCACCCAGTGCAACGACGTACGCCGTGACCCCTACCTCATAACGTTTAAAGCCCAAGACCGGCCCGCAGGTGGCAGTACTCCGCTGATTGACGAGAAAGTGTGGAGCGTGCGGGTGGTAGGGCCGCCGCCACAGAACTTGCAGGCACAGCTTATCAATGGAGGCGGGGCGCGGACTACCCTTACTTGGGACCGGTACATCTGCCAGCAGGCCAGCCAGATCCTAATTTTCCGGAAGGAAGGACCGTCGAATTTTAATCCCGACTCCTGTACTACGGGCATCCCGGCCGGGCTGGGTTTTGTGCAGGTAGGCGCAGTGGGGGCCAACCTCAGCTCGTTTGTGGACGACAACAATGGCCGGGGCCTAGAGCGTGGCAAAACCTACTGTTACCGCATCTACGCCGTGTTTCCGCTGCCCAAAGGTGGCGAGAGTATTGCCTCAGCCGAAGCTTGTGTGACTATCTCCGGCCGCTCGGCGCTGATGCGCAACGTGACGGTAGACCGCACCGATGCCAACGGCCAAATAACGGTGCGCTGGTCGAAGCCAACCAGTAGCGCAGGCTTTGCTACGCCGGCCGGCTACCGGTTGTTCCGGGCCACGGGGCAGAGCGCCAACCCTACCCAACAGGTGTTTACGACTACTAATCTGAACGATACGGTGTTTGTGGATACTGGCTTGAATACCGTAGGGGTAGGCTACAACTATCGGATGGAGTTCTTTACGGCGGCGTCTACTACGCCCGAGGTGGTAGGGCCGGCCAGCAGCGTCCTACTGGCCGGTTCCACCGATCAGACGGCGGCCGGGAATATATTGCGTTGGACGTACAATGTGCCTTGGAACAATGCGCTGCAACCAACCGTCATTTTCCGACGCGAGCAGAACAGCCCTACCTTCACGCAACTGGCTACCGTGACGGGCACGGCCACCGGCGGCACCTACACCGACCGGAACGTGACCTCGGGGCAGACGTATTGCTACTACGTGCAGACCACAGGCTCGTACAGCGGTGCGGGCCTACCCACCAACCTTATCAACCTGAGTCAGGAGTTATGCATTCGGGCGGTGCCGTGCACGCCGGTACTTACGCTTCGCTCGCTTAACTGCGACAGTTTGAGTTCAGTGGGCTCGGCTTCAAATGGCGCGTTCCCGCCGGTGGGCTTCACCTATACAAATCGCCTCACCTGGACGCTCGACAGCAACAACCCGGCGGGCTGTAACCCCAGTGGCATCGTGTACTACCGCATCTTCTACCAGCCCACGGCCGATGCGCCCTTCGCACTCATCGACTCTGTAACGACTATGAGCTACGTGCACCGCAATCTGCCCTCGGCGGCCGGCTGCTACCAGGTGCAGGCCGTAGACAATATTGGGCAGCGCAGCAACCTCAGCAACCAGGCCTGCGCCGAAGACTGCCTGTTCTTCTTGCTACCCAACATCTTCACGCCCAACGGCGACGGTGTAAACGACACCTTCGTGCCGAAGATTTCGAGCCCCGTGCGGCGCATTGTGTTCCGGGCCTTCAACCGTTGGGGTGTGAAGGTGTACGAAGGCGACCAGGACCCGCGCATCAACTGGAGCGGAGGCAGCAACGTGGGCGAGGGCCGCAACACGCCCCGCCTGGCCGATGGCATGTATTTCTATCAAGCCGAGGTAGAGTTCCTGGATTTCAACAATACTAAGCGAACCTATAAGGGTTGGGTGCAGATAAATCATTAA